The Negativicutes bacterium genome has a window encoding:
- a CDS encoding patatin-like phospholipase family protein, with protein MQPKIAVVLGSGGLRGISQVGVLKVLEDENIKIDHIVGCSMGSLIGALYCCGHTTDNILKLAMNLKREHWFDIKIGKMGLCSGEQALTIMKLLTQKRKFSETDISLSIVAADLNAGEEVVFSEGSVAEAVRASISIPGVFMPYQKGEMLLVDGAVVNPTPIDIAFNNGADIVIAVDLSYASTFCKINNFFDVIIKSIDIMEHELMKNRINDDKVVMIRPDVGHISPSSFDYMEEAVALGEIATKEMLPTITELIAKYNKVD; from the coding sequence ATGCAACCAAAGATTGCAGTAGTATTAGGTTCAGGTGGGTTAAGAGGAATTTCGCAAGTGGGCGTGTTAAAAGTTCTGGAAGATGAAAATATAAAAATAGATCATATTGTTGGTTGTAGTATGGGTAGTTTAATTGGAGCATTGTATTGTTGTGGTCATACTACTGACAATATTTTAAAGTTGGCAATGAACTTAAAACGCGAACACTGGTTTGATATTAAGATTGGTAAGATGGGGTTGTGTTCAGGTGAACAAGCTTTAACAATTATGAAGCTATTGACGCAAAAAAGAAAATTTAGCGAAACTGATATTTCACTGTCAATTGTGGCAGCAGATCTTAATGCTGGCGAAGAGGTTGTATTTAGTGAAGGTAGTGTTGCGGAAGCTGTAAGAGCCAGTATTTCTATTCCCGGAGTGTTTATGCCTTATCAAAAAGGCGAAATGTTATTGGTTGATGGGGCGGTAGTGAATCCAACGCCGATTGATATTGCGTTTAATAATGGTGCAGATATTGTTATTGCCGTAGACTTATCGTATGCCAGTACTTTTTGCAAAATAAATAATTTTTTTGATGTTATTATAAAATCTATCGATATTATGGAACATGAACTGATGAAGAACAGGATAAATGATGACAAGGTGGTAATGATTAGACCTGATGTTGGTCATATTTCACCAAGTTCTTTTGACTATATGGAAGAAGCGGTAGCTTTAGGAGAAATTGCCACTAAGGAAATGTTACCAACCATAACAGAACTTATTGCTAAGTACAATAAAGTGGACTAG
- a CDS encoding ATPase: protein MAMDEILDSIEQLILDSNRVPLTNKRMVDEDDLVRLLDQLRNDFPREIQEATGLMKERKRILDSANKESKEIIDQAKNYANKLINEHAIVKQATEQAEVILERAKKNAADLKADSLNYADDVFQHVIANVSNVLESVTKSHEHIKQKKNS from the coding sequence ATGGCGATGGATGAAATTTTGGATTCTATTGAACAGTTGATTTTGGATTCTAACAGGGTACCGTTGACAAACAAGAGAATGGTTGATGAAGATGATTTAGTAAGATTGTTAGATCAATTACGCAATGATTTTCCTCGCGAAATTCAAGAAGCAACAGGTTTGATGAAAGAGCGAAAAAGAATTTTGGATTCAGCGAATAAAGAATCCAAAGAAATTATTGATCAAGCAAAAAATTATGCTAATAAGCTAATCAATGAACATGCGATTGTAAAACAAGCAACGGAACAAGCAGAAGTTATTTTGGAACGAGCAAAGAAAAATGCAGCTGACTTAAAGGCTGATTCTTTAAATTATGCCGACGATGTGTTTCAACATGTGATTGCTAATGTCAGCAATGTGTTAGAGTCAGTGACAAAATCGCATGAACATATTAAACAAAAGAAAAATTCATAA
- the coaD gene encoding pantetheine-phosphate adenylyltransferase: protein MKIAVCPGSFDPVTNGHIDIFERASQMCDLLIVGVFHNPNKKPVFSMEERVEMIKKSTSHIKNIKIDCFSGLLNEYVKKQGGNVIIRGLRAISDFDYEFQRALLMKKVAPEIETVFMMTANEYSFLSSTGVKELARFGGEIKGLVPPDVEVKLKKHFAEI from the coding sequence ATGAAAATAGCAGTATGCCCAGGCAGTTTTGACCCCGTTACTAATGGACATATCGACATCTTTGAACGTGCTAGTCAGATGTGTGACTTATTAATCGTAGGTGTTTTTCATAACCCTAATAAAAAGCCGGTTTTTAGTATGGAAGAACGTGTTGAAATGATAAAAAAGTCTACCAGTCATATTAAAAACATAAAAATTGATTGCTTTTCGGGCTTACTAAATGAGTATGTGAAAAAACAAGGTGGTAATGTTATTATTAGAGGTCTTAGAGCAATTAGCGATTTTGATTATGAGTTTCAAAGAGCATTATTAATGAAAAAAGTTGCCCCGGAGATTGAAACAGTTTTTATGATGACCGCCAATGAATATTCGTTCTTAAGTTCTACCGGAGTAAAAGAGTTGGCGAGATTTGGTGGCGAGATAAAAGGACTTGTCCCTCCTGATGTAGAAGTAAAATTAAAAAAGCATTTTGCGGAAATATAA
- the rsmD gene encoding 16S rRNA (guanine(966)-N(2))-methyltransferase RsmD translates to MRIITGLAKGTRLKAPKGMDTRPTADRVKESMFNILGDIVVDAKVLDLFGGTGNLGLEALSRGAAKAIFIDQNQNSINAIKENVNLCKLQGQALVYKMDSFVALGRLAREHYKFNLIFCDPPYNKGLVEKTLTKLEENEILEDEAIIVVEHSKHELITSDFSNYEVRRSEKYGETIVSFILYKISS, encoded by the coding sequence ATGAGAATTATAACAGGATTAGCAAAAGGCACTAGATTAAAAGCACCTAAGGGGATGGATACCAGACCAACTGCTGATCGCGTTAAAGAATCAATGTTTAATATTTTAGGTGATATTGTAGTTGATGCTAAAGTACTAGATTTGTTTGGTGGCACCGGTAATTTGGGGTTAGAGGCATTGAGTCGTGGTGCTGCTAAGGCTATATTTATTGATCAAAATCAAAATAGCATTAATGCAATTAAAGAAAATGTTAATTTGTGCAAGCTTCAAGGGCAAGCGTTAGTTTACAAAATGGATTCTTTTGTCGCCTTAGGGAGATTAGCGCGTGAACATTATAAATTTAACTTAATTTTTTGCGATCCACCTTATAACAAGGGGTTGGTGGAAAAAACGCTAACTAAGCTAGAAGAAAATGAGATATTAGAAGATGAAGCAATTATTGTAGTAGAGCATTCCAAACATGAACTTATAACAAGTGATTTTTCAAATTATGAAGTGCGTCGTAGTGAAAAATATGGTGAAACAATAGTGAGCTTTATTTTATATAAAATCAGTTCTTGA